The Pseudomonas sp. TH06 genome has a window encoding:
- a CDS encoding DUF2790 domain-containing protein produces the protein MKLIKLLTLAGVMAMSMNVLAEGGGDRTFERAFSANAKAMEQYAANLGKAPPVVRDYEYGMKLDVVKIVSVVKPQPACSVVPTAMTYEDSQGQLNTLKYSVAGVCRNSGS, from the coding sequence ATGAAGTTGATCAAGCTGTTGACCCTCGCCGGCGTCATGGCGATGTCCATGAATGTACTGGCCGAGGGCGGTGGTGACCGCACGTTCGAGCGCGCATTCAGCGCCAATGCCAAAGCCATGGAGCAATACGCCGCCAACCTGGGCAAGGCGCCGCCGGTGGTGAGGGATTACGAATACGGGATGAAGCTGGATGTGGTGAAAATCGTCAGCGTGGTGAAGCCGCAGCCTGCCTGCTCGGTCGTCCCCACCGCCATGACGTACGAAGATTCGCAAGGGCAGCTCAATACGCTCAAGTACAGCGTGGCGGGGGTTTGCCGAAACAGCGGAAGCTGA
- the nuoM gene encoding NADH-quinone oxidoreductase subunit M, which translates to MILPWLILIPFIGGLLCWMGERFGATLPRWIALLTMTLELALGLWLWAHGDYSFAPAPGADPTWALEFKHVWIQRFGINVHLALDGLSLLMILLTGLLGILSVLCSWKEIQRHVGFFHLNLMWILGGVVGVFLALDLFMFFFFWEMMLVPMYFLIALWGHSSSDGKKTRIYAATKFFIFTQASGLIMLVAILGLVLVNFNNTGVITFNYADLLKTKMSMTTEYILMLGFFIAFAVKLPVVPFHSWLPDAHAQAPTAGSVDLAGILLKTAAYGLLRFALPLFPNASAEFAPIAMTLGLIGIFYGAFLAFAQTDIKRLIAFSSVSHMGFVLIGIYSGSQLALQGAVIQMLAHGVSAAALFILSGQLYERLHTRDMREMGGLWSRIAYLPAISLFFAAASLGLPGTGNFVGEFLILIGTFASAPWITAIATSGLVFGSVYSLIMIHRAYFGPSKSDSILHGMDARELIMVLGLAVLLVYLGVYPQPFLDTSAATMHGVQQWLGTAFTQLASAR; encoded by the coding sequence ATGATTCTGCCTTGGCTAATCCTGATCCCCTTCATCGGCGGCCTGCTGTGCTGGATGGGTGAGCGCTTCGGCGCTACCCTCCCCCGCTGGATTGCGCTGTTGACCATGACCCTGGAACTCGCCCTCGGCCTCTGGCTGTGGGCCCACGGTGACTATTCATTTGCTCCGGCGCCTGGCGCCGATCCGACCTGGGCGCTTGAGTTCAAGCATGTCTGGATCCAGCGCTTCGGCATCAACGTGCACCTGGCCCTCGACGGCCTGTCGCTGTTGATGATCCTGCTGACCGGTCTGCTGGGTATCCTCTCGGTACTCTGCTCGTGGAAAGAGATTCAACGTCACGTTGGCTTCTTCCACCTGAACCTGATGTGGATCCTGGGCGGCGTTGTCGGCGTGTTCCTCGCCCTCGACCTGTTCATGTTCTTCTTCTTCTGGGAAATGATGCTGGTGCCGATGTACTTCCTCATCGCGCTCTGGGGTCACAGTTCTTCGGACGGCAAGAAAACCCGGATCTACGCAGCGACCAAGTTCTTCATCTTCACGCAGGCTTCCGGCCTGATCATGTTGGTGGCGATCCTCGGTCTGGTACTGGTCAACTTCAACAACACTGGCGTGATTACCTTCAACTACGCCGACCTGTTGAAAACCAAGATGTCGATGACCACCGAGTACATTCTGATGCTCGGCTTCTTCATCGCCTTCGCGGTCAAGCTGCCAGTCGTACCGTTTCACTCGTGGTTGCCTGATGCGCACGCCCAGGCGCCGACCGCAGGTTCCGTCGACCTCGCCGGTATCTTGCTGAAAACCGCTGCTTACGGTCTGCTGCGTTTCGCTCTGCCGCTGTTCCCGAACGCCTCGGCCGAGTTCGCGCCGATCGCCATGACCCTCGGTCTGATCGGGATCTTCTACGGTGCGTTCCTCGCTTTCGCGCAAACCGACATCAAGCGTCTGATCGCCTTCTCTTCCGTTTCCCACATGGGTTTCGTGTTGATCGGCATCTACTCCGGCAGCCAACTGGCCCTGCAAGGTGCGGTGATCCAGATGCTCGCGCACGGCGTGTCGGCGGCGGCACTGTTTATCCTCAGCGGTCAGTTGTACGAGCGTCTGCATACTCGTGACATGCGTGAGATGGGCGGTTTGTGGTCGCGTATCGCTTACCTGCCGGCGATCAGCCTGTTCTTCGCAGCCGCTTCGTTGGGTCTGCCGGGTACCGGTAACTTCGTCGGCGAGTTCCTGATCCTGATCGGCACTTTCGCCAGCGCTCCATGGATCACTGCGATTGCCACGTCCGGTCTGGTGTTCGGTTCGGTCTACTCGCTGATCATGATCCACCGCGCCTACTTCGGTCCGTCGAAATCGGATTCGATCCTGCACGGTATGGACGCTCGCGAACTGATCATGGTGCTGGGCCTTGCGGTACTGCTGGTTTACCTCGGCGTTTACCCGCAACCGTTCCTCGACACTTCTGCCGCCACGATGCATGGCGTTCAGCAGTGGCTCGGCACCGCCTTCACTCAACTCGCTTCGGCCCGGTAA
- the nuoN gene encoding NADH-quinone oxidoreductase subunit NuoN, with amino-acid sequence MEFTIQHFIALAPLLITSLTIIVVMLAIAWRRNHSQTFLISVAGLNLALLSILPALKVAPLAVTPLLQIDTFACLYMALILVATLACVTLAHAYLGDGGSGYPGNREELYLLILMAAAGGLVLVSAQHLAGLFIGLELLSVPVYGLVAYAFFNKRSLEAGIKYMVLSAAGSAFLLFGMALLYADAGSLSFTGIGQALAATGLPSPLAQLGLGMMLIGLAFKLSLVPFHLWTPDVYEGAPAPVAAFLATASKVAVFAVMVRLFQISPAASSGVLSDVLTVIAIASILFGNLLALTQSNLKRLLGYSSIAHFGYLLIALVASKGLAVEAIGVYLVTYVITSLGAFGVITLMSSPYNGRDADALYEYRGLFWRRPYLTAVLTVMMLSLAGIPLTAGFIGKFYIIATGVESHQWWLVGSLVLGSAIGVFYYLRVMVTLYLIEPNLRRHDAQLHWEQKAGGVMLLAIALVAFFLGVYPQPLLTLVQQAGLAG; translated from the coding sequence ATGGAATTCACGATTCAACACTTTATTGCGCTTGCGCCACTGTTGATCACCAGCCTCACCATTATCGTGGTGATGCTGGCAATCGCCTGGCGCCGCAACCACTCGCAGACCTTTCTGATCTCGGTCGCCGGTCTGAACCTGGCCTTGCTGTCGATCCTGCCAGCCCTGAAAGTCGCGCCTCTGGCCGTGACGCCATTGCTGCAGATCGACACCTTCGCCTGCCTGTACATGGCGCTGATCCTGGTCGCCACTCTCGCTTGCGTCACCCTCGCCCACGCCTATCTGGGCGATGGCGGTTCGGGTTACCCGGGCAACCGTGAAGAACTCTACCTGCTGATCCTGATGGCCGCCGCCGGTGGTCTGGTTCTGGTCAGCGCGCAGCACCTGGCCGGTTTGTTCATCGGTCTGGAACTGCTCTCGGTACCGGTTTACGGTCTGGTGGCTTACGCCTTCTTCAACAAGCGCTCGCTGGAAGCCGGCATCAAATACATGGTGCTGTCGGCCGCCGGTTCCGCGTTCCTGCTGTTCGGTATGGCGCTGCTGTACGCAGACGCCGGTTCGCTGAGCTTCACCGGTATCGGTCAGGCCCTGGCGGCTACCGGTCTGCCAAGCCCGCTGGCCCAACTGGGCCTGGGCATGATGCTGATCGGTCTGGCGTTCAAGCTGTCGCTGGTACCGTTCCACCTGTGGACGCCGGACGTCTACGAAGGTGCTCCGGCACCGGTGGCTGCGTTCCTCGCGACCGCTTCCAAGGTTGCGGTGTTTGCGGTGATGGTGCGTCTGTTCCAGATCTCGCCTGCCGCAAGCAGTGGCGTACTGAGCGACGTGCTGACCGTCATCGCTATCGCTTCGATCCTGTTCGGTAACCTGCTGGCCCTGACCCAGAGCAACCTCAAGCGTCTGCTCGGTTACTCGTCCATCGCGCACTTCGGCTACCTGCTGATCGCACTGGTGGCGAGCAAGGGTCTGGCAGTGGAAGCCATCGGCGTCTACCTGGTTACTTATGTGATCACCAGCCTCGGCGCGTTCGGCGTGATCACCCTGATGTCCTCGCCGTACAACGGCCGTGACGCCGACGCACTGTACGAGTACCGCGGCCTGTTCTGGCGCCGTCCGTACCTGACCGCCGTTCTGACCGTGATGATGCTGTCGCTGGCCGGTATCCCGCTGACTGCTGGCTTCATCGGCAAGTTCTACATCATCGCTACCGGTGTCGAGTCGCATCAATGGTGGCTGGTCGGTTCGCTGGTTCTGGGCAGCGCCATCGGCGTCTTCTACTACCTGCGCGTGATGGTCACCCTGTACCTGATCGAGCCAAACCTGCGTCGCCACGACGCCCAGCTGCACTGGGAACAGAAGGCAGGCGGCGTGATGCTGCTGGCAATCGCCCTGGTCGCGTTCTTCCTGGGTGTGTACCCGCAGCCATTGCTGACACTGGTTCAGCAGGCGGGTCTGGCGGGCTGA
- a CDS encoding DUF6124 family protein, whose translation MKKPTPNPPETTVPADANTTSPYVSADIRKLHKAADRALDFYLKPSAAIMSAPYTPNQMFLANPKADTESLLANACESLASASVMLGDFAALLEGTHRKTILGIAQVVMLGELAVNRALDNVEPTA comes from the coding sequence ATGAAAAAGCCAACACCCAATCCGCCTGAAACAACCGTTCCAGCGGACGCCAATACAACATCCCCCTACGTCTCCGCCGACATTCGAAAACTCCACAAAGCCGCCGACCGCGCCCTGGATTTTTACCTCAAACCGTCGGCCGCCATCATGTCCGCGCCCTACACCCCCAACCAGATGTTCCTGGCCAATCCCAAAGCCGACACCGAATCCCTGCTGGCCAACGCCTGCGAGTCCCTGGCCTCGGCCTCCGTCATGCTCGGCGACTTCGCCGCGCTGCTGGAAGGCACGCATCGCAAGACAATTCTGGGCATCGCCCAGGTTGTGATGCTCGGCGAACTGGCGGTGAACAGGGCGCTGGATAACGTCGAGCCCACCGCATAA
- a CDS encoding CusA/CzcA family heavy metal efflux RND transporter: MFERLIQFAIEQRIIVLLAVLLMAGLGIASYQKLPIDAVPDITNVQVQINTGAAGFSPLETEQRITFPIETAMAGLPALEQTRSLSRSGLSQVTVIFKDGTDLFFARQLVNERLQIAKEQLPEGAEAVMGPISTGLGEIFLWTVEAREGALKDDGTPYTPTDLRVIQDWIIKPQLRNVPGVAEINTIGGFAKEYQIAPDPKRLAAYKLTLTDLVTALERNNANVGAGYIERSGEQLLIRAPGQVASTEDIANIVMANVDGTPIRVKNVATVDIGRELRSGAATENGREVVLGTVFMLIGENSRTVSQAVASKLEQINKSLPVGVVAVPVYDRTHLVDKAIATVKKNLIEGAILVIAILFLFLGNIRAALITAMVIPLSMLFTFTGMFSNKVSANLMSLGALDFGIIVDGAVVIVENTLRRLAHAQQHHGRLLTRAERFKEVFAAAKEARRPLIFGQLIIMVVYLPIFALSGVEGKMFHPMAFTVVIALLGAMLLSVTFVPAAIALFVTGKVKEEEGAVMRGARKVYAPALAWVMSHRAVAVGAAVAVIVLSGVLTSRMGSEFVPSLSEGDFALQALRVPGTSLTQSVDMQQRLETLILAKVPEVERVFARTGTAEIASDPMPPNISDSYVMLKPKEQWPDPGKSRETLMAELQAAAATLPGSNYELSQPIQLRFNELISGVRSDVAVKVFGDDMDVLNATAAKIATAMQKVNGASEVKVEQTTGLPVLTINIDRDKAARYGLNVGDVQDTIAVAVGGRKAGTLYEGDRRFDMVVRLSDAMRKDIDGLSALLIPVPAVNGTANQIGFIALQEVASLDLVLGPNQVSRENGKRLVIVSANVRGRDIGSFVSEAGEVIERDVQVPAGYWTSWGGQFEQLQSAAKRLQIVVPVALLLVFGLLFMMFNNLKDGLLVFTGIPFALTGGVMALWLRDIPLSISAGVGFIALSGVAVLNGLVMIAFIRNLREEGRSLSDAINEGALTRLRPVLMTALVASLGFIPMALATGTGAEVQRPLATVVIGGILSSTILTLLILPALYQLAHRRDEDTTSA; the protein is encoded by the coding sequence ATGTTCGAACGCCTGATCCAGTTTGCCATCGAGCAGCGCATCATCGTGCTGCTCGCCGTTCTGCTCATGGCCGGTCTCGGCATCGCCAGTTATCAAAAACTGCCGATCGACGCCGTGCCCGACATCACCAACGTCCAGGTGCAAATCAACACCGGCGCCGCCGGCTTCTCGCCGCTGGAAACCGAGCAGCGCATCACCTTCCCGATTGAAACCGCGATGGCCGGTTTGCCGGCGCTGGAGCAGACCCGTTCGCTGTCGCGCTCGGGGCTGTCGCAGGTCACGGTGATCTTCAAGGACGGCACCGACCTGTTCTTCGCTCGCCAATTGGTCAACGAACGTTTGCAGATCGCCAAGGAGCAATTGCCCGAAGGCGCGGAAGCGGTCATGGGGCCGATTTCCACCGGCCTCGGCGAGATTTTTCTGTGGACAGTCGAGGCCAGGGAGGGCGCGCTGAAGGACGACGGCACGCCCTACACGCCGACTGATCTGCGGGTGATTCAGGACTGGATCATCAAGCCGCAATTGCGCAACGTGCCGGGCGTTGCCGAGATCAACACCATCGGTGGTTTCGCCAAGGAATATCAGATCGCGCCGGACCCGAAACGCCTCGCCGCGTACAAGCTGACGCTCACCGATCTGGTCACCGCGCTGGAGCGCAACAACGCCAACGTCGGCGCCGGTTACATCGAGCGCAGCGGCGAACAATTGCTGATCCGTGCGCCGGGGCAAGTGGCGAGCACCGAGGACATCGCCAACATCGTCATGGCCAATGTCGACGGCACGCCGATCCGCGTGAAGAACGTCGCCACCGTCGACATCGGCCGCGAATTGCGCAGTGGCGCGGCCACCGAAAACGGCCGTGAAGTGGTGCTCGGCACGGTATTCATGCTGATCGGCGAGAACAGCCGCACGGTCTCGCAAGCAGTCGCCAGCAAGCTCGAACAGATCAACAAGTCCTTGCCTGTCGGCGTGGTCGCCGTGCCGGTTTACGACCGCACGCATCTGGTCGACAAAGCCATCGCCACGGTGAAGAAAAACCTCATCGAAGGCGCGATTCTGGTGATCGCGATTCTGTTCCTTTTCCTTGGCAACATCCGCGCGGCGCTGATTACCGCGATGGTGATTCCGCTGTCGATGCTGTTCACCTTCACGGGCATGTTCAGCAACAAGGTCAGCGCCAACCTGATGAGCCTCGGCGCGCTCGACTTCGGCATCATTGTCGACGGCGCGGTGGTGATCGTCGAAAACACCCTGCGCCGCCTGGCCCATGCGCAGCAACACCACGGGCGTTTGCTGACCCGCGCCGAGCGTTTCAAGGAAGTGTTTGCGGCGGCAAAAGAGGCACGGCGACCGCTGATTTTCGGTCAGTTGATCATCATGGTCGTGTACCTGCCGATCTTCGCCCTCAGCGGTGTCGAAGGGAAAATGTTCCACCCGATGGCGTTCACCGTGGTCATCGCTTTGCTCGGTGCGATGCTGTTGTCGGTGACCTTCGTGCCGGCGGCGATTGCGCTGTTCGTGACCGGCAAGGTCAAGGAAGAAGAGGGTGCGGTGATGCGCGGCGCACGCAAGGTGTATGCGCCGGCACTGGCCTGGGTCATGTCGCATCGTGCTGTCGCCGTGGGCGCGGCAGTGGCGGTAATCGTGCTCAGCGGCGTGCTCACCAGCCGCATGGGCAGCGAGTTTGTGCCGAGCCTCAGCGAGGGTGACTTTGCCTTGCAAGCCTTGCGTGTACCGGGCACCAGTCTGACGCAGTCGGTGGACATGCAGCAGCGTCTGGAAACGTTGATTCTCGCCAAGGTGCCGGAAGTCGAGCGCGTGTTCGCCCGAACGGGCACTGCGGAAATCGCCTCCGACCCGATGCCGCCGAATATCTCCGACAGCTACGTGATGCTCAAGCCAAAAGAGCAGTGGCCGGACCCGGGCAAGTCCCGCGAAACCCTGATGGCCGAACTGCAAGCCGCCGCCGCGACGCTGCCGGGCAGCAACTATGAGCTGTCGCAGCCGATCCAGTTGCGCTTCAACGAACTGATCTCCGGGGTGCGTAGCGATGTCGCGGTGAAGGTGTTCGGCGATGACATGGACGTGCTCAATGCCACTGCCGCGAAGATCGCGACGGCGATGCAAAAGGTCAACGGCGCGTCCGAGGTCAAGGTCGAACAGACCACCGGATTGCCGGTGCTGACCATCAACATTGATCGCGACAAGGCCGCGCGTTACGGGCTCAACGTCGGTGACGTGCAGGACACCATTGCCGTGGCGGTGGGTGGCCGCAAGGCCGGGACGTTGTATGAGGGCGATCGGCGTTTCGACATGGTGGTGCGCTTGTCCGATGCCATGCGCAAGGACATCGATGGCTTGTCGGCGCTGCTGATTCCAGTGCCTGCGGTGAACGGTACGGCCAACCAGATCGGCTTCATCGCCCTGCAAGAAGTCGCCAGCCTCGACCTGGTGCTCGGGCCGAATCAGGTCAGTCGCGAAAACGGCAAGCGCCTGGTGATCGTCAGCGCCAACGTGCGTGGGCGTGACATCGGATCGTTTGTCAGCGAGGCGGGTGAAGTCATCGAGCGTGACGTGCAAGTGCCGGCCGGTTACTGGACCAGTTGGGGCGGGCAGTTCGAGCAACTGCAATCGGCCGCCAAACGCTTGCAGATCGTCGTGCCGGTGGCGTTGCTGCTGGTGTTCGGGTTGTTGTTCATGATGTTCAACAATCTCAAGGATGGTTTGCTGGTGTTTACCGGGATTCCGTTTGCCTTGACGGGTGGGGTCATGGCGTTGTGGTTGCGCGATATTCCGTTGTCGATTTCGGCGGGCGTGGGGTTTATCGCGTTGTCGGGTGTGGCGGTGCTTAACGGCTTGGTGATGATTGCGTTTATTCGCAATCTTCGCGAGGAGGGGCGGTCGCTGTCGGATGCGATCAACGAAGGTGCGCTGACACGCTTGCGCCCGGTATTGATGACGGCGTTGGTGGCGTCGCTGGGGTTTATCCCGATGGCGCTGGCGACCGGCACGGGGGCGGAAGTGCAGCGGCCACTGGCGACGGTGGTGATCGGCGGAATACTGTCCTCGACGATTCTCACATTGCTGATATTGCCGGCGCTCTACCAACTCGCCCATCGCCGGGATGAGGACACAACTTCAGCCTGA
- a CDS encoding OprD family porin, with amino-acid sequence MVNNTKMSMAALAVVVGSGPSMVFAEDKPEGFVEGSSLTVLNRNFYFNRDHRNGQSSPTGSGYSEAWAHAVISKFESGFTQGTVGVGVDAFAMIGLKLDTGDGRNGGRSSFDVLPVNSDGEARDEYTKVGGAAKVRAFDTVIKVGDVFPANPVVAAGDSRLLPESFRGVTATNTSLEGLSVQGGRLHAMSQPVSSDMRENFATFYAGPVNSPWIAYGGGDYVLNKHLSFSLYSSRLKDAWNQYYAGTAWTYPLSDDLSLFGGLNYYKAVDEGKQLLGEFDNNIWSGRAGVRFGAHSVALSHQRNNGNDDFDYLRQSDSIFLDNSIQYSDFNSPKERSWMVRYDLDMTTYGVPGLSFMTRYARGTDADYSNANAVYMRRDAEGNPLTDQKRWERNIEVKYVVQSGSMKDLSLRLRQATTRATAFESDLDEVRVIVEYPLAIL; translated from the coding sequence ATGGTTAACAATACAAAAATGTCGATGGCCGCTTTAGCAGTGGTGGTCGGCTCCGGGCCGTCCATGGTGTTTGCAGAAGACAAGCCTGAGGGCTTTGTCGAAGGCAGCAGCCTGACGGTGCTCAACCGCAATTTCTACTTCAATCGCGATCACCGCAACGGCCAGTCCAGCCCCACCGGCAGCGGTTATTCCGAAGCCTGGGCACATGCGGTGATCAGCAAGTTCGAATCCGGATTCACCCAAGGCACCGTCGGGGTCGGTGTTGATGCGTTTGCCATGATCGGTTTGAAGCTTGATACCGGTGATGGGCGCAATGGCGGGCGCAGTTCGTTCGATGTGTTGCCGGTGAACAGTGACGGCGAGGCGCGAGACGAATACACCAAAGTCGGTGGCGCGGCCAAGGTGCGGGCGTTCGATACGGTGATCAAGGTTGGTGATGTGTTCCCGGCCAATCCGGTGGTCGCAGCGGGTGATTCGCGATTGCTGCCGGAGAGTTTCCGCGGTGTTACCGCGACCAACACCAGCCTCGAAGGCCTGTCGGTTCAGGGCGGTCGATTGCACGCGATGAGCCAGCCAGTGTCGAGCGACATGCGCGAGAACTTCGCAACCTTCTATGCCGGCCCGGTCAATTCGCCGTGGATCGCTTACGGCGGCGGCGACTATGTACTGAACAAGCACCTCAGTTTCAGCCTCTATTCCAGCCGTCTCAAGGATGCCTGGAATCAGTATTACGCCGGCACCGCGTGGACCTATCCACTGTCGGACGACCTGTCGCTGTTCGGTGGCCTGAACTATTACAAGGCTGTCGATGAGGGCAAACAACTGCTCGGCGAGTTCGACAACAACATCTGGAGCGGCCGCGCCGGCGTGAGGTTCGGCGCCCACTCCGTCGCCCTCTCCCATCAGCGCAACAACGGCAATGACGACTTCGATTACCTGCGTCAGTCCGACTCGATCTTCCTCGACAACTCCATCCAGTACAGCGACTTCAACTCGCCGAAAGAACGTTCGTGGATGGTGCGGTATGACCTCGACATGACGACTTACGGCGTGCCCGGTCTGTCGTTCATGACCCGCTACGCGCGCGGCACCGACGCCGATTACTCCAACGCCAACGCCGTGTACATGCGCCGCGATGCCGAAGGGAATCCGCTGACCGATCAGAAGCGTTGGGAACGCAATATCGAAGTCAAATACGTGGTGCAGAGTGGTTCGATGAAAGACCTGTCACTGCGCTTGCGCCAAGCCACCACTCGCGCCACCGCGTTCGAATCCGACCTGGATGAAGTGCGGGTGATTGTCGAATACCCGCTGGCGATTCTCTGA
- a CDS encoding co-regulatory protein PtrA N-terminal domain-containing protein produces the protein MKFAQISAFTAALALSSLAMAEGGGDRTFEKMMAANDRSVELFVAKEKAAGTPVVVNEKKDDKTQDL, from the coding sequence ATGAAATTCGCTCAGATCAGTGCCTTCACCGCAGCCCTCGCGTTGTCTTCCCTGGCCATGGCCGAAGGTGGCGGCGACCGCACTTTCGAAAAAATGATGGCCGCCAACGACCGCTCCGTGGAGCTGTTTGTCGCCAAGGAAAAGGCTGCGGGCACTCCGGTCGTCGTCAATGAAAAGAAAGACGACAAGACCCAGGACCTGTAA
- the nuoL gene encoding NADH-quinone oxidoreductase subunit L → MNLIFLTFVFPLIGFLLLSFSRGRWSENLSALIGVGSIGLSAIVAAYVIWQFNVAPPEGGHYTLVLWKWMAVEGFKPDFALYVDGLSITMLGVVVGVGFLIHLFASWYMRGEAGYSRFFSYTNLFIASMLFLVLGDNLLFLYFGWEGVGLCSYLLIGFYYSNRNNGNAALKAFIVTRIGDVFMAIGLFILFQQVGTLNIQELLVLAPQKFQVGDFWITLATLMLLGGAVGKSAQLPLQTWLADAMAGPTPVSALIHAATMVTAGVYLIARTHGLFTLAPEILHLVGIVGGVTLVLAGFAALVQTDIKRILAYSTMSQIGYMFLALGVGAWDGAIFHLMTHAFFKALLFLASGAVIVACHHEQNIFKMGGLWKKLPLAYASFIVGGAALSALPLVTAGFYSKDEILWEAFASGNHGLLYAGLVGAFMTSLYTFRLIFITFHGEAKTEAHAGHGIAHWLPLSVLIVLSTFVGAMIVPPLHGVLPESVGHAGGEAKHSLEIASGAIALAGILLAALLFLGKRRFVTAIANSGIGRFLSAWWFAAWGFDWIYDKLFVKPYLAISHMLRKDPLDQTIGLIPRMAKGGHTALSRTETGQLRWYAASMAAGAVLVIGAIVLVAV, encoded by the coding sequence ATGAACCTGATCTTTCTGACTTTCGTATTCCCTCTGATCGGTTTCCTGCTGCTGTCGTTCTCCCGTGGACGCTGGTCGGAAAACCTCTCGGCGCTGATCGGCGTGGGTTCCATTGGCTTGTCGGCGATTGTCGCTGCCTACGTCATCTGGCAATTCAACGTCGCGCCACCCGAAGGCGGTCACTACACCCTGGTGCTGTGGAAGTGGATGGCGGTCGAAGGCTTCAAGCCTGACTTCGCCCTTTACGTCGACGGCCTGTCGATCACCATGCTCGGCGTGGTGGTGGGCGTAGGTTTCCTGATCCACCTGTTTGCGTCCTGGTACATGCGCGGTGAAGCGGGCTACTCGCGCTTCTTCTCGTACACCAACCTGTTTATCGCCAGCATGCTGTTCCTGGTGCTCGGCGATAACCTGTTGTTCCTGTACTTCGGCTGGGAAGGCGTGGGCCTGTGCTCGTACCTGTTGATCGGTTTCTACTACAGCAACCGCAACAACGGTAACGCCGCACTCAAGGCCTTCATCGTGACCCGGATCGGCGACGTGTTCATGGCCATCGGCCTGTTCATCCTGTTCCAGCAAGTGGGCACGTTGAACATCCAGGAACTGCTGGTGCTGGCACCGCAGAAATTCCAGGTTGGCGATTTCTGGATCACCCTGGCAACCCTGATGCTGCTGGGTGGCGCGGTCGGTAAATCGGCACAACTGCCGCTGCAAACCTGGCTCGCGGACGCGATGGCCGGCCCGACCCCGGTGTCGGCACTGATCCACGCCGCAACCATGGTGACCGCCGGTGTCTACCTGATCGCCCGTACCCACGGTCTGTTCACCCTGGCGCCGGAAATTCTGCACCTGGTCGGCATCGTTGGTGGTGTGACGCTGGTTCTCGCAGGCTTCGCCGCACTGGTACAAACCGACATCAAACGTATCCTCGCCTACTCGACCATGAGCCAGATCGGCTACATGTTCCTGGCGCTGGGCGTTGGTGCATGGGATGGGGCGATTTTCCACCTGATGACCCACGCCTTCTTCAAGGCCCTGCTGTTCCTTGCTTCCGGTGCGGTGATCGTTGCCTGCCACCACGAGCAGAACATCTTCAAGATGGGCGGTCTGTGGAAAAAGCTGCCACTGGCCTACGCCAGCTTCATCGTCGGCGGCGCTGCACTGTCTGCCCTGCCACTGGTCACCGCAGGCTTCTACTCCAAGGACGAAATCCTTTGGGAAGCGTTCGCCAGCGGCAACCACGGTCTGCTCTACGCAGGTCTGGTCGGCGCGTTCATGACTTCGCTGTACACCTTCCGCCTGATCTTCATCACGTTCCACGGTGAAGCCAAGACCGAAGCCCACGCCGGTCACGGCATCGCTCACTGGCTGCCATTGTCGGTGCTGATCGTGCTGTCGACCTTCGTCGGCGCCATGATCGTGCCACCGCTGCACGGCGTCCTGCCGGAAAGCGTTGGCCATGCCGGTGGCGAAGCCAAGCACAGTCTGGAAATCGCCTCGGGCGCCATCGCCTTGGCCGGTATCCTGCTGGCGGCCCTGCTGTTCCTCGGCAAGCGTCGCTTCGTGACAGCAATCGCCAACAGCGGCATCGGCCGTTTCCTCTCGGCCTGGTGGTTCGCTGCCTGGGGCTTCGACTGGATCTACGACAAACTGTTCGTCAAGCCGTACCTTGCGATCAGCCACATGCTGCGCAAAGACCCGCTCGACCAGACCATCGGTCTGATCCCGCGTATGGCCAAGGGTGGTCACACAGCCCTGAGCCGCACCGAGACCGGTCAACTGCGTTGGTACGCTGCTTCGATGGCTGCTGGTGCCGTGCTGGTTATTGGCGCCATCGTGCTGGTAGCGGTCTGA